Proteins encoded together in one Microbacterium oxydans window:
- a CDS encoding NAD kinase translates to MNERSILVVAHAGRVDTVDAARRVITALREAGARPVLADDDHAALTAVDDFFADADVLGTSVDPADLELAIVLGGDGTILRAAELVRDSGAPVLGINMGHVGFLAEIDRDDMDRAVRRVIDRDYEVEERLALSVRVKDAAGAVVYETWALNEATVEKASRERMIEVVLEIDGRPLSSFGCDGMVVSTPTGSTAYNFSAGGPVIWPTVEAIAVVPLSAHALFAKPLVVSPDAAVAIEMLERTDGSGILWCDGRRSHDLPPGARVVVRRSSRPVRLARLHPTAFTDRLVRKFQLPVEGWRGQDQGTPS, encoded by the coding sequence ATGAACGAGCGCAGCATCCTGGTCGTCGCCCACGCCGGCCGAGTCGACACCGTCGACGCCGCCCGTCGTGTGATCACGGCCCTGCGAGAAGCCGGAGCACGACCGGTCCTGGCCGACGACGACCACGCCGCCCTCACCGCGGTGGACGACTTCTTCGCCGACGCCGACGTCCTCGGCACCTCGGTCGATCCCGCCGATCTGGAGCTGGCGATCGTGCTGGGAGGAGACGGGACGATCCTGCGCGCCGCGGAACTCGTGCGCGACAGCGGGGCGCCCGTGCTCGGCATCAACATGGGCCACGTCGGCTTCCTCGCCGAGATCGACCGTGACGACATGGACAGAGCGGTGCGCCGCGTGATCGACCGCGACTACGAGGTCGAGGAGCGCCTCGCCCTGTCGGTGCGGGTGAAGGACGCTGCCGGCGCCGTCGTCTACGAGACCTGGGCGCTCAACGAGGCCACGGTCGAGAAGGCCAGCCGGGAGCGGATGATCGAGGTCGTGCTCGAGATCGACGGCCGCCCGCTGTCGAGCTTCGGCTGCGACGGCATGGTCGTCTCCACACCGACCGGTTCGACCGCCTACAACTTCTCCGCCGGAGGGCCGGTCATCTGGCCCACTGTCGAGGCGATCGCGGTGGTGCCGCTGTCGGCCCACGCCCTGTTCGCCAAGCCGCTCGTGGTCAGCCCCGATGCCGCGGTCGCGATCGAGATGCTCGAGCGCACCGACGGCTCCGGGATCCTCTGGTGCGACGGCCGCCGCTCGCACGATCTGCCGCCCGGCGCTCGCGTCGTGGTGCGTCGGTCGTCGCGCCCCGTCCGACTCGCACGACTGCACCCGACGGCCTTCACCGACCGCCTCGTGCGCAAGTTCCAGCTGCCCGTCGAAGGATGGCGCGGTCAGGATCAGGGGACGCCGTCGTGA
- a CDS encoding TlyA family RNA methyltransferase: MTRLDAALAARGLARSRSHAATLISDGLVSVDGRPVVKVSTAVDDSAEITIAGADHYVGRAAHKLIAGLDGFGLEVHDRLALDMGASTGGFTQVLRERGARKVLAVDVGHGQLAPSIAADAGVVAVEGYNVRHMTPENLAEATGESTAPDLVVGDLSFISLELVLPAVAGVAAPGSDVLLLVKPQFEVGRTAVRGGLVTDPATRADAVARTVWSAWDTGLGMLGILPSPILGTHGNAEYLVHLAPGRGSNPTEWLDSINRLAGGR, encoded by the coding sequence ATGACGCGACTCGACGCTGCCCTCGCCGCCCGAGGACTCGCCCGCTCGCGCAGCCACGCGGCCACCCTCATCTCCGACGGTCTCGTGAGCGTCGACGGCCGTCCGGTGGTCAAGGTCTCCACCGCGGTCGACGACTCCGCCGAGATCACCATCGCGGGCGCCGATCACTACGTCGGCCGCGCCGCACACAAGCTCATCGCGGGCCTCGACGGCTTCGGCCTCGAGGTGCACGACCGGCTCGCTCTCGACATGGGCGCATCCACCGGCGGTTTCACGCAGGTGCTGCGGGAGCGCGGTGCCCGCAAGGTGCTCGCGGTCGACGTCGGACACGGGCAGCTGGCACCGTCGATCGCCGCGGACGCCGGCGTCGTCGCGGTCGAGGGCTACAACGTCCGCCACATGACGCCGGAGAATCTGGCGGAGGCGACCGGCGAGAGCACCGCCCCCGACCTCGTGGTGGGCGACCTCTCGTTCATCTCCCTCGAACTCGTGCTGCCGGCCGTGGCCGGCGTCGCGGCTCCGGGCTCCGATGTGCTCCTCCTCGTGAAGCCGCAGTTCGAGGTGGGACGCACGGCGGTGCGCGGGGGACTGGTCACCGACCCGGCCACCCGTGCCGACGCCGTCGCGCGCACCGTGTGGAGCGCGTGGGACACGGGACTCGGGATGCTCGGCATCCTTCCCTCCCCGATCCTGGGCACGCACGGCAATGCCGAGTATCTGGTGCATCTCGCGCCGGGCCGCGGCAGCAATCCGACAGAATGGTTGGACAGCATCAACCGACTGGCAGGAGGACGATGA
- a CDS encoding HAD-IIA family hydrolase gives MALFSRKRAPRTPLDGVDTILADLDGVVYAGPGALPFAVDSLNEAAKSARLGYITNNAARTDASVAAHLSSLGLRVEPSDVVTSPQAAMRLMAQIVPAPATILVIGGDGLVDEVQKAGYTVTRSAEDSPSAVVQGFAPEVAWTDLAEAAFALKLPEDEGGIPWIATNTDWTIPRERGVAPGNGTLVSAVHTAIGRLATVAGKPEAPIFEEALARFGAEKALFIGDRLDTDIMGASRVGIDSVLVLTGIDRPKHVLAAPEGSRPTYILSDLRELHEPYPEAKERDGVFDVNGAAVRVTGADVEIVAESGSQIDLLRAGAAAIWASGTPVFVLRVPERLYDDPFHRP, from the coding sequence GTGGCGCTGTTCTCCCGGAAGCGCGCCCCGCGTACACCGCTCGATGGCGTGGACACGATCCTCGCCGACCTCGACGGCGTCGTGTACGCGGGCCCCGGCGCCCTGCCCTTCGCCGTCGACAGCCTCAACGAGGCCGCGAAGTCGGCGCGACTCGGCTACATCACGAACAACGCGGCGCGGACGGATGCCTCGGTCGCGGCGCACCTGAGCAGCCTCGGCCTCCGGGTCGAGCCGTCCGATGTGGTCACGAGTCCGCAGGCGGCGATGCGCCTGATGGCGCAGATCGTGCCGGCGCCCGCGACGATCCTCGTGATCGGCGGCGACGGACTGGTCGATGAGGTGCAGAAGGCCGGATACACGGTGACGCGCAGCGCGGAGGACTCCCCGAGCGCCGTCGTCCAGGGGTTCGCTCCGGAAGTGGCCTGGACCGACCTCGCCGAGGCGGCCTTCGCCCTCAAACTTCCGGAGGACGAGGGCGGCATCCCCTGGATCGCCACCAACACGGACTGGACGATTCCGCGCGAGCGCGGCGTCGCACCGGGTAACGGCACCCTGGTCTCGGCCGTCCACACCGCCATCGGCCGCCTGGCCACCGTCGCCGGGAAGCCGGAGGCGCCGATCTTCGAGGAAGCGCTCGCCCGGTTCGGGGCGGAGAAGGCGCTCTTCATCGGCGACCGCCTCGACACCGACATCATGGGCGCGAGCCGCGTCGGCATCGACTCGGTCCTCGTCCTCACGGGCATCGATCGACCGAAGCACGTCCTGGCGGCGCCGGAGGGCTCGCGGCCGACCTACATCCTCAGCGATCTGCGCGAACTGCACGAGCCGTACCCGGAGGCGAAGGAGCGCGACGGCGTCTTCGACGTCAACGGCGCGGCCGTGCGCGTGACCGGTGCGGATGTGGAGATCGTGGCGGAGTCCGGTTCGCAGATCGACCTGCTTCGGGCCGGCGCGGCCGCGATCTGGGCCTCGGGCACTCCGGTGTTCGTGCTGCGCGTTCCCGAGCGGCTCTACGACGACCCGTTCCACCGCCCCTAG
- a CDS encoding primosomal protein — MPEEEQRRPRRNDDNGSRANRPSGGRPDRSRDGSAPRREGGGGYNRDGGAPRREGGGYNRDGGAPRREGGYNRDGGAPRREGGGYNRDGGAPRREGGYNRDGAAPRREGDGYNRDGAAPRREGGGYNRDGGAPRREGGYNRDGAAPRREGGGYNRDGAAPRREGGYNRDGAAPRREGGYNRDGAAPRREGGYNRDGAAPRREGGYNRDGAAPRREGGGYNRDGAAPRREGGGYNRDGAAPRREGGGYNRDGAAPRREGGYNRDGAAPRRERGYNRDGAAPRREGGYNRDGGAPRREGGGFNRDSGPRREGGDRDRSRSFPQRGGAGRERPAQAANERPRFDEPQIPDDVTARDLNGAARNELKTLSKENAEHVARHLAMASRLIDDDPALAHEHALAASRRAGRIAIVRETLGITAYANEDFALALRELRTYRRISGKDDQIALMVDSERGIGRSDRALETGRAVDRSALETPVRVALAIAMSGARLDQGDLELALGELEIPELDPDRAFEWSPALFAARAAVLEDLGRTDEAEFWSHRAEVAAEALGVDEAGDEEIFIEDTLIEGEFPDDEITEQPDAEQPDADAEQPDADAEQLDADAEQLDADAVQADEPAADEPAADEPAADEPAADEPAAEEPTVEDEVRELLGEDESEDESASAAGTADSTTGTDEDPEA; from the coding sequence ATGCCGGAAGAGGAACAGCGCCGTCCGCGTCGCAACGACGACAATGGATCGCGCGCGAATCGCCCTTCCGGCGGACGCCCCGATCGCAGCCGTGACGGCTCCGCACCGCGCCGCGAAGGCGGTGGTGGCTACAACCGTGATGGTGGTGCTCCGCGTCGCGAGGGTGGTGGCTACAACCGTGATGGCGGTGCCCCGCGCCGCGAGGGCGGCTACAACCGTGATGGCGGTGCGCCGCGCCGTGAGGGTGGTGGCTACAACCGTGATGGTGGTGCGCCTCGCCGTGAAGGTGGCTACAACCGTGATGGTGCCGCGCCCCGTCGCGAGGGTGATGGTTACAACCGTGATGGTGCTGCGCCCCGTCGCGAGGGTGGTGGTTACAACCGTGATGGTGGTGCGCCGCGCCGTGAAGGTGGTTACAACCGTGATGGTGCCGCGCCCCGTCGCGAGGGTGGTGGTTACAACCGTGATGGTGCTGCGCCCCGTCGCGAGGGTGGTTACAACCGTGACGGTGCTGCCCCGCGCCGTGAAGGTGGTTACAACCGTGACGGTGCTGCCCCGCGCCGCGAGGGCGGTTACAACCGTGATGGTGCTGCTCCCCGTCGCGAGGGCGGCTACAACCGTGATGGTGCTGCTCCTCGTCGCGAGGGTGGCGGTTACAACCGTGATGGTGCTGCGCCCCGTCGCGAGGGTGGTGGCTACAACCGCGATGGTGCAGCTCCTCGTCGCGAGGGTGGCGGTTACAACCGTGACGGTGCTGCGCCCCGCCGCGAGGGCGGTTACAACCGTGACGGTGCAGCTCCCCGTCGCGAGCGCGGTTACAACCGCGATGGTGCCGCTCCCCGTCGCGAGGGCGGCTACAACCGTGACGGTGGTGCCCCGCGTCGGGAGGGTGGCGGCTTCAACCGTGACTCCGGTCCGCGCCGGGAGGGTGGCGACCGCGACCGTTCGCGTTCCTTCCCGCAGCGTGGGGGAGCGGGCCGCGAGCGTCCGGCCCAGGCCGCGAATGAGCGGCCGCGGTTCGACGAGCCGCAGATTCCCGATGACGTCACCGCGCGCGACCTCAACGGCGCTGCGCGCAATGAGCTCAAGACGCTGAGCAAGGAGAACGCCGAGCACGTGGCGCGCCACCTGGCCATGGCTTCGCGCCTCATCGACGACGATCCGGCGCTCGCCCACGAGCACGCGCTGGCAGCTTCCCGCCGTGCCGGCCGCATCGCGATCGTTCGCGAGACGCTCGGCATCACTGCTTACGCCAACGAGGACTTCGCCCTTGCGCTGCGCGAGCTCCGCACCTACCGGCGGATCTCCGGCAAGGACGATCAGATCGCGTTGATGGTCGACAGCGAGCGTGGCATCGGTCGTTCCGATCGCGCCCTCGAGACCGGTCGCGCCGTCGACCGTTCGGCGCTCGAGACGCCCGTCCGTGTCGCACTGGCCATCGCGATGTCGGGAGCTCGTCTCGACCAGGGCGACCTCGAGCTCGCGCTCGGTGAGCTCGAGATCCCTGAGCTCGACCCGGATCGTGCCTTCGAGTGGAGTCCCGCGCTGTTCGCCGCGCGGGCGGCCGTGCTGGAAGACCTCGGACGAACAGACGAGGCCGAGTTCTGGTCTCACCGCGCGGAGGTCGCAGCCGAGGCTCTGGGCGTCGACGAAGCCGGCGACGAGGAGATCTTCATCGAGGACACCCTGATCGAGGGCGAGTTCCCCGACGACGAGATCACCGAGCAGCCCGACGCTGAGCAGCCCGACGCTGACGCTGAGCAGCCCGACGCTGACGCTGAGCAGCTTGACGCTGACGCTGAGCAGCTTGACGCTGACGCTGTGCAGGCAGATGAGCCTGCGGCGGATGAGCCTGCGGCGGATGAGCCTGCGGCGGATGAGCCTGCAGCGGATGAGCCTGCGGCGGAAGAGCCGACGGTCGAGGACGAGGTGCGCGAGCTCCTCGGCGAGGACGAGTCGGAAGACGAGTCCGCGTCCGCGGCGGGCACCGCTGATTCCACGACCGGCACCGACGAGGACCCGGAGGCGTAG
- a CDS encoding CoA transferase: MDPIPLPSRLATGELAWASVAAAMLAAGRSPASLDADRIATAYRSDRVLTIDGSAPSVWSPYSGFWRTSDGWLRTHGNYAHHAAGLRRGLQLGEGADAAAVADALAERTTDEAVRSISSSGGLAVPVATEDPAADRALRENPLLEITRVDVTTDPRSRAAHPPAPQPGALPLRGMRVLDLTRVIAGPVCTRTLALLGADVLRIDPPHLPEPDWQHLDTGHGKRSALLDARSPRMQELLAAADAVVLGYRPAALDRLGLNPEALAHRYPGLVVAQLSAWGIDQPDRAGFDSLVQAASGIALVESSDGDTPGALPAQALDHSAGYLLAAAVTTLLDRRSREGGSWYVRTSLRRVAAELLGMPRRREPGAETVLDLDPHLARFRVAGKTLVTSRPALAGFEFDAPHPWGSDQPVW; encoded by the coding sequence GTGGATCCGATCCCGCTCCCTTCACGACTGGCCACCGGTGAGCTCGCCTGGGCGAGCGTGGCCGCAGCGATGCTCGCGGCCGGGCGCTCCCCCGCATCCCTGGACGCCGATCGGATCGCGACCGCGTACCGGAGCGACAGGGTGCTGACCATCGACGGGTCCGCCCCCTCGGTGTGGTCGCCGTACTCCGGGTTCTGGCGGACGAGCGACGGCTGGCTCCGCACGCACGGCAACTACGCGCACCACGCCGCCGGTCTGCGCCGAGGGCTGCAGCTCGGGGAAGGCGCCGACGCCGCCGCGGTCGCCGATGCACTCGCGGAGCGCACGACAGATGAAGCCGTCCGGTCGATCTCGAGCTCCGGCGGGCTCGCCGTACCGGTCGCGACCGAGGACCCGGCAGCAGACCGGGCACTCCGGGAGAATCCCCTGCTCGAGATCACCCGTGTGGACGTGACGACCGATCCGCGGTCCCGGGCCGCGCACCCGCCCGCCCCGCAGCCCGGGGCCCTTCCCCTCCGTGGCATGCGGGTGCTGGATCTCACCCGGGTCATCGCGGGTCCGGTCTGCACCCGCACCCTCGCTCTGCTCGGAGCCGACGTCCTGCGCATCGATCCGCCGCACCTGCCGGAACCGGACTGGCAGCACCTCGACACCGGACACGGCAAGCGGTCGGCACTGCTCGACGCACGCTCACCGAGGATGCAGGAGCTGCTCGCCGCCGCCGATGCCGTCGTGCTCGGATACCGCCCCGCCGCTCTGGACCGGCTGGGGCTGAACCCGGAGGCTCTCGCCCATCGATACCCGGGTCTCGTCGTCGCGCAGCTCAGCGCCTGGGGTATCGATCAGCCCGATCGCGCAGGCTTCGACAGCCTCGTGCAGGCGGCTTCCGGGATCGCGCTCGTCGAGTCGTCGGACGGCGACACCCCGGGAGCGCTTCCCGCTCAGGCGCTGGACCACAGCGCCGGCTACCTGCTCGCCGCAGCGGTGACGACGCTGCTCGACCGCCGCTCACGCGAAGGCGGCTCCTGGTATGTGCGGACCTCGCTCCGCCGGGTCGCGGCAGAACTGCTCGGGATGCCACGCCGCCGGGAGCCGGGAGCCGAGACCGTGCTCGACCTCGACCCCCACCTCGCGCGCTTCCGCGTCGCGGGGAAGACACTCGTGACCTCGCGCCCGGCTCTCGCCGGCTTCGAGTTCGATGCGCCCCACCCCTGGGGATCGGATCAACCCGTCTGGTGA
- a CDS encoding DUF4184 family protein: protein MPFTPSHALVALPFIRTPLVPAAIAIGAMTPDLPLFLRGVGLNYSFTHTFGNVVWTALLAFVLFLVWRVVLRPAVPELSPRWLARRLPEDWRDGGIAASGAAVGVGQKRSYPFLLAASLVIGVLSHILWDLFTHEGRWGVQLFPGLDEMWGPLLGFKWLQHGSSVIGLAIIGIWALLWLRRRTPRPVVAQWLPQSVRVAWWVSLPVILVGAWVGGLVVLGPLDAEFTVQHLAYRVLPPACALWGAITLVLCVVLAVRGRRHQTG from the coding sequence ATGCCGTTCACGCCGAGCCACGCACTGGTCGCGCTGCCGTTCATCCGCACACCGCTGGTGCCGGCGGCGATCGCGATCGGCGCGATGACGCCGGATCTACCGCTGTTCCTGCGGGGTGTCGGACTGAACTACTCGTTCACCCACACGTTCGGCAACGTGGTGTGGACGGCGCTGCTCGCCTTCGTGCTGTTCCTGGTGTGGCGGGTCGTGCTGCGTCCCGCGGTACCGGAGCTCTCCCCGCGATGGCTGGCTCGTCGGCTGCCGGAGGACTGGCGCGACGGGGGCATCGCCGCCTCGGGTGCCGCGGTCGGTGTGGGGCAGAAGCGCTCGTACCCGTTCCTGCTCGCCGCCTCGCTCGTGATCGGGGTGCTCTCGCACATCCTCTGGGATCTCTTCACGCACGAAGGGCGCTGGGGCGTGCAGCTGTTCCCCGGGCTCGACGAGATGTGGGGTCCGCTGCTCGGATTCAAGTGGCTGCAGCACGGCTCGAGCGTCATCGGCCTCGCCATCATCGGCATCTGGGCGCTGCTGTGGCTGCGTCGGCGCACCCCGCGTCCCGTCGTGGCGCAGTGGCTTCCGCAGAGTGTGCGCGTGGCGTGGTGGGTGTCGCTCCCGGTGATCCTCGTGGGCGCCTGGGTCGGAGGGCTCGTCGTCCTCGGTCCGCTCGACGCGGAGTTCACCGTGCAGCATCTCGCCTATCGGGTGCTGCCTCCCGCGTGTGCGCTCTGGGGTGCGATCACCCTGGTGCTGTGCGTCGTGCTGGCCGTGCGCGGCCGCCGTCACCAGACGGGTTGA
- the tyrS gene encoding tyrosine--tRNA ligase produces the protein MSTPALTTAPQAIDPTFENVWDELVWRGLVHVSTDQEALRALLAGDPITYYCGFDPTAPSLHLGNLVQLLTLRRIQLAGHKPLGLVGGSTGLIGDPRPTAERTLNTRETVEEWVGRLRAQVERYLSFEGDNAARIVNNLDWTAPLSAIDFLREVGKYFRVGTMLKKDAVAARLNSDDGISYTEFSYQILQGMDFLELYRQYDCVLQTGGSDQWGNLTSGTDLIRRAEGGSAHAIGTPLITNSDGTKFGKSEGNAIWLDAEMCSPYRMYQFWLSTADTDVIDRLKVFTFLSRSEIEEYAQLVETEPFRRAAQKRLALEVVATVHGVDATAAVIAASEALFGQGDLSALDADTLRTALDELPNATVAAETPVVEALVATGLVASLSEARRAIGQGGVSLDGERVEDEAATVRGTLPGGVSVLRRGKKTLAGVFIG, from the coding sequence GTGTCAACTCCCGCTCTGACGACCGCACCCCAGGCGATCGACCCCACGTTCGAGAACGTGTGGGACGAACTCGTGTGGCGTGGTCTGGTCCACGTGTCCACCGACCAGGAGGCGCTGCGCGCCCTGCTCGCGGGAGACCCCATCACGTATTACTGCGGGTTCGACCCGACGGCTCCCAGCCTGCACCTCGGCAACCTGGTGCAGCTGCTGACGCTGCGCCGCATCCAGCTCGCCGGGCACAAGCCGCTCGGCCTCGTCGGTGGATCGACCGGGCTCATCGGCGACCCCCGCCCCACGGCCGAGCGCACGCTGAACACGCGCGAGACCGTCGAGGAGTGGGTCGGTCGCCTGCGCGCCCAGGTGGAGCGGTACCTCAGCTTCGAGGGCGACAACGCCGCGCGCATCGTCAACAACCTGGACTGGACGGCGCCGCTGAGCGCGATCGACTTCCTGCGCGAGGTCGGCAAGTACTTCCGGGTCGGCACGATGCTCAAGAAGGACGCCGTCGCCGCGCGGCTGAACTCCGACGATGGCATCAGCTACACCGAGTTCAGCTACCAGATCCTCCAGGGCATGGACTTCCTCGAGCTGTACCGCCAGTACGACTGCGTCCTGCAGACCGGCGGATCCGATCAGTGGGGCAACCTCACCAGCGGCACCGACCTGATCCGGCGTGCCGAGGGCGGGTCCGCGCATGCGATCGGCACTCCGCTGATCACCAACAGCGACGGCACCAAGTTCGGCAAGAGCGAGGGCAACGCGATCTGGCTCGACGCGGAGATGTGCAGCCCGTACCGGATGTACCAGTTCTGGCTGAGCACGGCGGACACCGACGTGATCGATCGCCTGAAGGTCTTCACGTTCCTCAGCAGGTCCGAGATCGAGGAGTACGCGCAGCTGGTGGAGACGGAGCCGTTCCGTCGAGCCGCCCAGAAGCGCCTCGCGCTCGAGGTGGTCGCGACCGTGCACGGCGTCGACGCCACGGCCGCCGTGATCGCGGCATCCGAGGCCCTGTTCGGGCAGGGCGACCTGAGCGCGCTCGATGCGGACACCCTCCGCACGGCGCTGGACGAACTCCCGAACGCGACGGTCGCGGCTGAGACACCGGTGGTCGAGGCGCTGGTCGCGACCGGTCTGGTGGCGAGCCTGTCGGAGGCACGACGGGCGATCGGGCAGGGCGGTGTCTCGCTCGACGGCGAACGTGTCGAGGATGAGGCTGCCACGGTCCGGGGCACGCTGCCCGGGGGAGTGTCCGTGCTCCGCCGCGGCAAGAAGACCCTCGCCGGCGTCTTCATCGGCTGA
- a CDS encoding aldo/keto reductase, which translates to MTNANSSASPLVLGAMSFGTLVDEETSFALLDRFVDRGGIWIDTADCYSFWSSETGQGGASEEVLGRWLAERPHARAQVRISTKVGAEPLWPGSWPENRAGLSPRAIRAAVEGSLERLGVDRIDLLWLHQEDRAVAIEDTVDALAVLTADATVGRVGASNHPAWRIERARAHARSIGSVPIDAFQLNSTYLRTRPGTLPPGVAHPFGVLSDEQRDFSRANGIEIWAYTPLLSGAYDNPAKPVPEVYDHPGSARRLAALDEIAEARGLGRGQIVLAWLLARGIRPILGGSKIHQLDVAMDAASISLSVEEIALLDEQV; encoded by the coding sequence ATGACCAACGCGAACAGCTCTGCATCCCCGCTCGTCCTCGGGGCGATGTCCTTCGGAACGCTCGTCGACGAAGAGACCTCCTTCGCCCTGCTCGACCGCTTCGTCGACCGCGGCGGCATCTGGATCGACACCGCGGACTGCTACAGCTTCTGGTCGAGCGAGACGGGGCAGGGAGGGGCCTCCGAGGAAGTGCTCGGACGCTGGCTCGCGGAGCGACCGCATGCACGAGCGCAGGTCCGCATCTCGACCAAGGTCGGTGCCGAGCCCCTCTGGCCCGGGTCGTGGCCCGAGAACCGGGCAGGGCTCTCTCCGCGTGCGATCCGCGCTGCCGTCGAAGGGAGCCTCGAACGCCTGGGCGTCGACAGGATCGACCTTCTCTGGCTGCACCAGGAGGATCGGGCGGTCGCGATCGAGGACACGGTGGATGCCCTTGCGGTGCTCACCGCCGATGCCACGGTGGGCCGCGTCGGCGCGTCGAACCACCCGGCCTGGCGCATCGAGCGAGCCCGTGCGCACGCGAGGTCCATCGGAAGCGTTCCCATCGACGCGTTCCAGTTGAACAGCACGTATCTTCGCACGCGGCCGGGGACGCTTCCTCCCGGGGTCGCGCACCCCTTCGGCGTGCTGAGCGACGAGCAGCGGGACTTCTCCCGGGCGAACGGGATCGAGATCTGGGCGTACACCCCGCTGCTCTCCGGTGCCTACGACAACCCCGCGAAGCCCGTGCCCGAGGTGTACGACCACCCCGGGAGTGCGCGTCGGCTCGCGGCTCTGGACGAGATCGCCGAGGCGCGTGGCCTCGGTCGAGGGCAGATCGTGCTGGCGTGGCTGCTCGCGCGCGGCATCCGTCCCATCCTCGGAGGCAGCAAGATCCATCAGCTGGATGTCGCGATGGATGCTGCGTCGATCTCCCTGTCCGTCGAGGAGATCGCGCTCCTCGACGAGCAGGTCTGA
- a CDS encoding MerR family transcriptional regulator, with protein MTTYTPAETAALSGFSIDTLRYYEREGILPAVSRTAGGHRAYTDAELGLLEFLKCLRETGMPVERLRRYGQLCQREDTIPERVALLEEHAATVEIQLAEVLAQQRRLTEKLDWYRSLD; from the coding sequence ATGACGACCTACACCCCGGCGGAGACCGCGGCCCTCTCCGGATTCAGCATCGACACGCTCCGGTACTACGAGCGCGAGGGCATCCTCCCCGCGGTCTCGCGCACGGCCGGCGGGCATCGCGCATACACCGATGCCGAGCTCGGGCTCCTGGAGTTCCTCAAGTGTCTCCGCGAGACCGGCATGCCGGTGGAGAGGCTGCGCCGCTACGGCCAGCTCTGCCAGCGCGAGGACACGATCCCGGAGCGGGTAGCGCTCCTCGAGGAGCACGCGGCGACGGTCGAGATCCAGCTCGCCGAGGTCCTCGCCCAGCAGCGACGTCTCACGGAGAAGCTGGACTGGTACCGATCGTTGGACTGA
- a CDS encoding SatD family protein: MVIAVIADIVGSRGLGDRGAAQRVLDETIARVEQDLPLAAQPLTPTVGDEQQGVYLDLGDALTSLLMIQLRLPDGIAFRFGLGVGEVRAVESVHGELADGPGWYAARAAIETVHSREQRAVPRTRTWIVGAPGQDEVMETTIAASNAYLLARDELVGAMSERERRLTYGRAVGRSQQELAAQEGISQPSVSKSLRSAGAAALIEGLSALRGAAA; this comes from the coding sequence ATGGTCATCGCTGTGATCGCCGACATCGTGGGTTCCCGTGGACTGGGGGATCGCGGGGCCGCGCAGCGCGTGCTGGATGAGACCATCGCCCGGGTCGAACAGGATCTTCCGCTCGCCGCCCAGCCGCTGACCCCCACGGTGGGAGACGAGCAGCAGGGTGTCTACCTCGATCTCGGCGACGCCCTCACCTCGCTGCTCATGATCCAGCTGCGTCTGCCCGACGGCATCGCCTTCCGCTTCGGCCTCGGCGTCGGCGAGGTGCGCGCGGTCGAGTCCGTCCACGGTGAGCTCGCCGACGGGCCGGGGTGGTACGCCGCGCGTGCCGCGATCGAGACCGTCCACTCCCGCGAGCAGCGCGCCGTGCCGCGCACCCGCACCTGGATTGTCGGAGCCCCGGGGCAGGATGAGGTCATGGAGACCACGATCGCGGCGTCGAACGCGTACCTCCTCGCGCGTGACGAGCTGGTGGGCGCGATGAGCGAGCGCGAGCGGCGGCTCACCTACGGTCGGGCCGTCGGCCGGTCCCAGCAGGAGCTCGCCGCGCAGGAGGGGATCTCCCAGCCGAGCGTCTCGAAGTCGCTGCGCAGCGCCGGGGCCGCGGCGCTCATCGAAGGGCTGAGCGCCCTGCGGGGAGCAGCCGCATGA
- a CDS encoding DUF1349 domain-containing protein, which yields MPESRIIPWSEGTWTHAPAAVADAEHLDVTAVEGSDAWRHTAYGFVHDTEHALLAPLAVGEAMEVSFRAPWDGQFDQAGVFVRIDDEHWVKTGLEYADDHLGLGAVVTARTSDWSVGHVDDWLESEITVRVSRWADSVIVRARADDGPWRLVRVAPFDGEAAASAGPFLAAPTRAGLTVRFTRWERSAADAELH from the coding sequence ATGCCTGAATCGCGCATCATCCCGTGGAGCGAAGGAACCTGGACGCACGCTCCGGCCGCTGTCGCGGACGCCGAGCACCTGGACGTCACCGCCGTCGAGGGCAGCGACGCCTGGCGCCACACCGCCTATGGCTTCGTGCACGACACCGAGCACGCCCTGCTCGCGCCTCTCGCCGTGGGCGAGGCCATGGAGGTCTCGTTCCGCGCCCCGTGGGACGGCCAGTTCGACCAGGCGGGCGTGTTCGTGCGGATCGACGACGAGCACTGGGTGAAGACCGGCCTGGAGTACGCCGACGATCACCTCGGGCTCGGCGCCGTCGTCACCGCCCGCACGTCGGACTGGTCGGTGGGACACGTCGACGACTGGCTCGAGAGCGAGATCACGGTCCGCGTGAGCCGCTGGGCGGATTCCGTGATCGTGCGCGCCCGCGCGGACGACGGCCCCTGGCGGCTGGTCCGGGTCGCGCCGTTCGACGGCGAGGCCGCGGCTTCGGCCGGACCGTTCCTCGCCGCGCCGACCCGGGCCGGACTCACCGTGCGGTTCACCCGCTGGGAGCGGTCGGCGGCCGACGCCGAGCTGCACTGA